The following are encoded in a window of Rhizobium sp. 11515TR genomic DNA:
- a CDS encoding FAD-dependent monooxygenase yields the protein MIYDVLIAGGGPVGLFLACELRLAGLSVLVLEQAEDPRSPLKRLPFGMRGLSSPTIEAFYRRGMLDDVAAPKPAKGGSGDRASSAAHWMHQSRRPGGHFAGIQFFHDNIDTSQWPYRLPTTLGTSMMVEMESLEAVLAVRAEAMGVEIRRGFGVESFEQSDEGVVVRAGGETFRGRWLVGCDGGRSTVRKAGGFGFIGTDPEFTGYSAEIEMAEPDKLRPGRHYTPTGMYTFSPPGTITMADFDGGAFHRTQAITLDHVQAVLRRISVTNVTLTALKLATTWTDRAYQATSYRRGRILLAGDAAHIHSPLGGQGLNLGLGDAMNLAWKLAATIRDDAPDGLLDTYSSERHPIGAQVLDWSRAQVALMRPSPSSRALEAIIRDLIDTRDGATYFAERVWGVSIRYDLGGSHPLVGRSAPDFELADGTRLGDLLRTGKGLFLDFDDRASLEALAGRWTDRITYIASNAKNRLGLNALLVRPDGVVAWVGEAEPDVDAAAEAASRWFGDAERTSEASGLNRGAAYSRSIRLPQRY from the coding sequence TTGATTTATGATGTTCTGATTGCCGGCGGCGGACCCGTCGGCTTGTTTCTCGCCTGCGAGCTGCGTCTCGCCGGTCTCTCCGTATTGGTGCTGGAGCAGGCCGAGGATCCGCGCTCGCCCTTGAAGCGCCTTCCCTTCGGCATGCGCGGTCTTTCCTCGCCAACCATCGAAGCCTTCTATCGTCGCGGCATGCTGGACGATGTCGCTGCGCCCAAACCTGCCAAAGGCGGCTCGGGCGATCGCGCTTCATCGGCTGCGCACTGGATGCACCAGTCGCGCCGCCCAGGCGGCCATTTCGCCGGTATCCAATTCTTCCACGACAATATCGATACCTCCCAGTGGCCCTATCGTCTGCCGACCACACTCGGCACCAGCATGATGGTCGAAATGGAAAGCCTCGAAGCTGTCCTTGCGGTGCGTGCGGAGGCCATGGGCGTCGAGATCAGGCGCGGCTTCGGTGTCGAGAGCTTCGAACAGTCGGATGAAGGTGTTGTCGTTCGCGCCGGGGGCGAGACCTTTCGCGGGCGCTGGCTCGTTGGCTGCGACGGCGGCCGCAGTACCGTCCGCAAGGCCGGCGGCTTCGGGTTCATCGGCACCGATCCCGAATTCACCGGCTACTCCGCTGAAATCGAGATGGCCGAGCCGGACAAGCTTCGTCCCGGCCGCCATTACACCCCGACAGGCATGTACACTTTTTCACCGCCTGGGACGATCACGATGGCCGACTTCGACGGAGGCGCTTTCCACCGGACCCAGGCGATCACGCTTGACCATGTGCAGGCGGTGCTGCGGCGCATCTCCGTCACCAACGTTACTCTGACGGCGCTCAAGCTTGCCACCACCTGGACGGACCGCGCCTACCAGGCGACCAGCTATCGCAGGGGACGCATCCTGCTTGCCGGCGACGCCGCGCACATTCATTCGCCCCTGGGCGGCCAAGGCCTCAATCTTGGCCTGGGTGACGCGATGAACCTTGCATGGAAGCTTGCCGCCACGATCCGTGACGATGCGCCGGACGGCCTGCTCGATACCTATTCCAGCGAACGACATCCCATTGGAGCGCAGGTGCTTGACTGGTCGCGCGCCCAGGTCGCGCTGATGCGGCCAAGCCCCAGCTCGCGTGCGCTTGAAGCCATCATCCGCGATCTGATCGACACGCGCGACGGCGCCACTTATTTCGCCGAGCGCGTCTGGGGTGTTTCCATCCGCTATGATCTTGGCGGGAGCCATCCGCTCGTCGGCCGCAGCGCTCCCGATTTCGAGCTCGCTGATGGCACAAGGCTCGGCGATCTCCTCAGGACGGGCAAGGGCCTGTTTCTGGATTTCGATGACCGCGCATCGCTTGAAGCGCTGGCCGGTCGCTGGACTGACCGGATCACCTATATCGCCAGCAACGCCAAGAATCGGCTCGGCTTGAATGCCTTGCTCGTCCGGCCGGATGGCGTCGTCGCTTGGGTCGGCGAGGCAGAGCCTGACGTTGATGCCGCCGCCGAAGCGGCGTCGCGATGGTTCGGCGACGCAGAGCGGACCAGCGAAGCAAGCGGGCTCAATCGGGGCGCCGCATACTCCCGATCAATCAGGCTGCCGCAGCGCTATTGA
- a CDS encoding FMN-dependent NADH-azoreductase, producing MPKLLVIETSARGEASISRQLTKRLVANWLEVHPDGAVVRRDLAVDALPHVTMPWLLAYFTPPHAHTADMAEQLRLSDALVAELLAADELVIATPVYNYNIPASLKAWIDHVVRKGITLGFDGKGLLTGKKATVVLASGGIYGEASPIDHLNFAPRYLKAILNVLGITDVRIIHGEGAKAVDMGEATMDTFIDAVIPKLNSAAAA from the coding sequence ATGCCCAAACTTCTCGTTATCGAAACCAGCGCGCGCGGCGAGGCTTCGATTTCCCGTCAGCTGACCAAACGCCTTGTCGCCAATTGGCTCGAGGTGCATCCGGATGGCGCAGTCGTGCGGCGCGACCTGGCCGTGGATGCGCTGCCGCACGTGACGATGCCGTGGTTATTGGCCTATTTCACGCCACCGCATGCCCATACCGCGGACATGGCCGAGCAACTGCGTCTCTCGGACGCGCTGGTTGCCGAATTGCTGGCAGCCGACGAGCTTGTCATCGCCACGCCGGTCTACAACTACAATATCCCGGCCAGCCTCAAAGCCTGGATCGATCACGTCGTGCGCAAGGGCATAACGCTTGGCTTCGACGGCAAGGGACTGCTGACCGGCAAGAAAGCCACCGTGGTGCTGGCGTCCGGCGGCATCTATGGCGAGGCCTCGCCCATCGACCACCTCAATTTTGCCCCGCGATACCTCAAGGCCATTCTCAACGTCCTCGGCATCACCGACGTGAGGATTATCCATGGCGAAGGTGCCAAGGCCGTGGATATGGGTGAAGCAACGATGGACACGTTCATAGACGCTGTCATTCCGAAGCTCAATAGCGCTGCGGCAGCCTGA
- a CDS encoding LysR family transcriptional regulator encodes MTIADAGSFSAAGRQLRRAQSAISQSVATLEAAQGVQLFDRSTHRPRLTETGRVLVDQARLVLSSAARFEAVATGARGGVEPELALAIDPLVPTAPLIESLRALHQVYPHLPVSFSTEGLGGALRRLRSGDVALAFCLLLPVVPDDVVASPLLRVALTPVVSAEHPLAALGRPATRDDLERHIQLVLSDPVDREANNYGLASATRWRFVDLGRRLDFLLAGFGWCRMPEHLIADHLAAGDLVRLELAEDARDPADALTIYAARMADNEPGPAGRWLLDDLQVRLSL; translated from the coding sequence GTGACCATTGCTGATGCTGGCAGCTTTTCGGCGGCCGGGCGGCAATTGCGCCGCGCGCAATCGGCAATCAGCCAGTCGGTGGCGACATTGGAAGCCGCACAGGGCGTCCAGCTCTTTGACCGCAGCACCCATCGCCCCCGCCTGACGGAAACGGGCCGGGTTCTGGTCGATCAGGCCCGGCTGGTGCTTTCGAGTGCGGCCCGCTTCGAGGCCGTCGCGACCGGTGCGCGAGGCGGGGTCGAACCCGAGCTTGCTCTGGCTATAGATCCGCTGGTGCCCACCGCCCCGCTCATCGAAAGCCTGCGCGCGTTGCACCAGGTCTATCCGCATCTTCCCGTCAGCTTCTCGACTGAGGGCCTGGGCGGGGCGCTGCGTCGTTTGCGCAGCGGCGACGTGGCACTGGCCTTCTGCCTGCTGCTGCCGGTGGTGCCAGACGATGTCGTGGCTTCGCCGCTGCTGCGCGTGGCGCTGACGCCCGTGGTCAGTGCCGAACACCCATTGGCAGCGCTTGGCCGTCCGGCAACCCGCGACGACCTGGAGCGCCATATCCAGCTCGTCCTGTCCGATCCGGTCGATCGGGAAGCGAACAATTACGGCCTGGCCAGCGCCACCCGGTGGCGCTTTGTCGATCTCGGCCGCAGACTGGATTTCCTACTAGCCGGTTTCGGCTGGTGCCGCATGCCGGAGCATCTGATTGCCGATCATCTCGCAGCCGGCGATCTGGTTCGGCTCGAGCTGGCCGAAGATGCCCGTGACCCGGCAGACGCCCTGACCATATACGCCGCCCGCATGGCAGACAATGAACCTGGCCCGGCCGGCCGGTGGCTCCTTGACGACCTGCAGGTCCGGCTGTCGCTCTGA
- a CDS encoding NmrA/HSCARG family protein — translation MLKNVPSSDGTLFVYMDSPCLTRGFQVTNSKHPILVFGATGRQGGSVAKALLKAGWPVRALVLDSTKAASLQLRNAGVELVRGSFEETNVIRTAMKDAYGVFSVLPANLAAEDEVRHGISIAEIAAETGISHFVYSSGASVGNELTGVPRFDAKPRIEARVRELAMTTTIIRPMIFMEMLVRPGFGLDEGRLVSLIRPEHSIQLIAVEDIGRFVAAVFADRPRFGGRTLKIASDRLTGRELEAAFSEAAGRPITYERFPDDVLAANADLAHMAKSLEDGPLAEQVDLKLMREINPDLLTFASWLAGNGRRSLDEALRASSY, via the coding sequence ATGCTGAAAAATGTGCCGTCTTCCGACGGAACATTATTCGTATATATGGATAGCCCTTGTTTAACGCGAGGGTTTCAAGTGACCAATAGCAAGCACCCCATTCTGGTTTTCGGCGCTACCGGAAGGCAGGGAGGATCAGTCGCCAAAGCCTTGTTGAAGGCGGGATGGCCTGTTCGCGCACTCGTTCTGGATTCCACCAAAGCTGCATCGCTGCAATTGCGGAATGCAGGCGTCGAGCTTGTGCGGGGTTCATTTGAAGAGACCAATGTAATCCGCACAGCGATGAAAGACGCTTACGGTGTCTTTAGCGTACTGCCAGCCAACCTGGCCGCCGAGGACGAAGTTCGTCATGGCATTTCGATTGCGGAAATCGCCGCTGAAACCGGCATCAGCCATTTTGTCTACTCGTCGGGCGCCAGCGTGGGCAATGAACTGACAGGTGTTCCGCGTTTCGACGCCAAGCCTCGTATCGAAGCACGTGTTCGGGAATTGGCCATGACTACGACCATAATCCGGCCGATGATTTTCATGGAAATGCTGGTGCGACCCGGCTTCGGTCTGGATGAGGGCCGGCTGGTGTCCCTGATCCGACCGGAGCATTCCATTCAGCTTATCGCCGTGGAAGACATCGGCAGGTTTGTTGCTGCAGTGTTCGCCGACAGGCCCCGTTTCGGCGGCAGGACGCTTAAGATCGCGAGCGACCGCCTGACCGGGCGCGAGCTTGAGGCAGCCTTCAGCGAAGCAGCCGGCCGCCCGATAACCTATGAACGTTTTCCCGACGACGTTCTTGCTGCAAACGCTGATCTCGCGCATATGGCAAAGAGCCTGGAAGACGGGCCGCTTGCCGAGCAGGTCGATTTGAAACTCATGCGCGAAATCAATCCCGACCTGCTGACTTTCGCGTCCTGGCTTGCTGGCAATGGGCGCAGGTCGCTTGATGAAGCCTTGCGAGCATCATCCTACTGA
- a CDS encoding winged helix-turn-helix transcriptional regulator, producing the protein MILLDEQIDAGTLRGSENDRHFRPIPSNGVCSLLSDKWTVPVLWRLSLAEGHRLRFSALRKEVGEITQRMLTLTLRNLEREGFVVRHYFPEVPPRVEYELTEIGHGALCALEGFNFWVHDNLDSVKARRRAYDQAEL; encoded by the coding sequence ATGATACTCTTGGACGAACAGATCGATGCCGGCACATTGCGCGGATCAGAGAACGACAGACACTTCAGACCCATCCCGTCAAACGGGGTCTGTAGCCTGCTGAGTGACAAATGGACTGTGCCGGTTCTGTGGCGTCTTTCGCTCGCGGAGGGTCATCGGCTCCGATTTTCAGCTTTGAGAAAAGAGGTCGGCGAAATCACCCAGCGGATGCTGACGCTCACGCTGCGCAATCTCGAGCGCGAAGGATTTGTCGTACGCCACTATTTCCCCGAAGTGCCGCCGCGTGTCGAGTATGAGCTGACGGAGATCGGCCACGGAGCTTTGTGCGCCCTTGAGGGATTTAATTTCTGGGTCCACGACAATCTGGACTCCGTCAAGGCGCGCCGGCGCGCTTATGACCAGGCGGAGTTATAA
- a CDS encoding BMP family lipoprotein, protein MKKSLLTLFALAAMSATALAADIKPAIVYGTGGKFDKSFNEAAYNGAEKFKKETGIAYRDFEPTGDTQGEQALRNFASKGFNPVIAVSFAWTSALQKVAAEYPKTEFVLIDDSLDLPNVRSVKFKENEGSYLAGVMAAIASKSGKIGFVGGMDIPLIRKFECGYELGARATNPKIEVFQNMTGTTGAAWNDPVRGGELTKNQIDQGADVVYAAAGATGLGVLQTAADNKKLSIGVDSNQNYLHPGSVLTSVVKRVDLAVYNAFSDAKNGKFTPGTQELGLKEDGVAVAIDDNNKPLVTPEMQAAVDKARTDIVAGTIKVHDYLTDNACPKN, encoded by the coding sequence ATGAAAAAATCCCTTTTGACCCTTTTCGCCCTGGCTGCCATGTCGGCAACGGCGCTCGCGGCCGATATCAAGCCGGCAATCGTCTACGGAACCGGCGGCAAGTTCGACAAGTCCTTCAACGAAGCTGCCTATAATGGCGCTGAAAAGTTCAAGAAGGAAACCGGCATCGCTTACCGCGACTTCGAGCCGACGGGTGACACCCAGGGCGAACAGGCGCTGCGCAACTTCGCCAGCAAGGGCTTCAATCCGGTTATCGCTGTTTCCTTTGCCTGGACCTCCGCGCTGCAGAAGGTTGCTGCCGAATATCCGAAGACCGAATTCGTCCTGATCGACGACAGCCTTGATCTGCCGAACGTCCGCTCCGTCAAGTTCAAGGAAAACGAGGGCTCTTATCTCGCCGGCGTCATGGCTGCCATTGCATCGAAGTCCGGCAAGATCGGCTTCGTCGGCGGCATGGACATTCCGCTGATCCGCAAGTTCGAATGCGGCTACGAGCTCGGTGCGCGCGCCACCAATCCGAAGATTGAAGTCTTCCAGAACATGACCGGCACGACCGGTGCTGCCTGGAATGACCCGGTTCGTGGCGGCGAGCTCACCAAGAACCAGATCGACCAGGGCGCGGACGTTGTCTACGCGGCTGCCGGTGCTACCGGCCTCGGCGTGCTGCAGACGGCCGCCGACAACAAGAAGCTGTCGATCGGCGTCGACTCGAACCAGAACTACCTGCATCCAGGTTCCGTTCTGACCTCCGTCGTCAAGCGCGTCGACCTCGCCGTCTACAATGCCTTCAGCGATGCCAAGAACGGCAAGTTCACGCCCGGCACGCAGGAGCTCGGCTTGAAGGAAGACGGCGTCGCCGTTGCCATCGATGACAACAATAAGCCGCTCGTCACTCCGGAAATGCAGGCTGCCGTCGACAAGGCGCGGACCGATATCGTCGCCGGCACCATCAAGGTCCACGACTATCTGACCGACAACGCCTGCCCGAAGAACTGA
- a CDS encoding ABC transporter ATP-binding protein, with protein MNQISAIELVGIDKKFGAVHANKDINLTVAKGSIHGIIGENGAGKSTLMSIIYGFYHADSGEIRINGNPIAIRDSQTAIAAGIGMVHQHFMLVDNFTVLENVMLGAEGGALLAKGVAAARAELNRLEKDYGLEVDPDALIEELPVGQQQRVEILKAMYRGAEILILDEPTGVLTPAEADNLFRILRVLRDQGKTIILITHKLREIMAITDTVSVMRRGEMVATRKTAETTVEELAELMVGRRVLLRVEKGAPNPGEILLSVRNLTVKDGRGVTMVDNVSFDVRAGEIVGIAGVAGNGQSELLEAIAGIRKPASGEILLHGKPIGNADPAALRNLGLAHIPEDRHHMGLVLKFEEYENSMLGYHRDRKYGRGGMLDLDAMRKDAIEKIEKYDIRPPNARLKTANFSGGNQQKIVVAREIERDPKALLIGQPTRGVDIGAIEFIHRRIIEMRDAGKAILLVSVELDEIRALSDRILVMFAGHIVGEKSAEAGEQTLGLMMAGIAA; from the coding sequence GTGAACCAAATCTCTGCTATCGAGCTCGTGGGCATCGACAAGAAGTTCGGTGCTGTCCACGCCAATAAAGATATCAACCTGACCGTCGCCAAGGGCTCGATCCACGGGATCATCGGCGAAAACGGTGCCGGGAAATCGACTCTCATGTCGATCATCTATGGCTTTTATCATGCCGACAGCGGTGAGATCCGCATCAACGGCAACCCGATCGCCATCCGCGACAGCCAGACGGCGATCGCAGCCGGCATCGGCATGGTGCACCAGCATTTCATGCTGGTCGACAATTTTACCGTCCTTGAAAACGTCATGCTGGGCGCCGAAGGCGGCGCGCTTCTCGCCAAGGGCGTTGCGGCCGCGCGCGCCGAGCTTAACCGGCTGGAGAAGGATTACGGCCTGGAAGTCGATCCGGATGCGTTGATCGAAGAGCTTCCCGTCGGCCAGCAGCAGCGCGTGGAAATCCTGAAGGCGATGTATCGCGGTGCCGAGATCCTCATTCTCGACGAACCCACCGGGGTTCTGACACCGGCCGAAGCCGACAATCTCTTCCGCATCCTTCGCGTGCTTCGCGACCAGGGCAAGACGATCATTCTCATCACTCACAAGCTGCGTGAGATCATGGCGATCACCGATACGGTGTCGGTCATGCGCCGCGGCGAGATGGTTGCCACCCGCAAGACGGCGGAAACCACCGTCGAGGAATTGGCAGAATTGATGGTCGGACGCCGCGTGCTGCTGCGTGTCGAGAAGGGTGCTCCCAATCCGGGCGAAATCCTGCTGTCGGTGCGCAATCTCACCGTCAAGGACGGCCGTGGCGTCACCATGGTCGACAATGTCTCCTTCGATGTCCGCGCCGGCGAAATCGTCGGCATTGCTGGTGTCGCCGGAAATGGTCAATCGGAATTGCTGGAGGCGATCGCCGGTATCCGCAAGCCGGCTTCGGGCGAGATCCTTCTGCACGGCAAGCCGATCGGCAACGCCGATCCTGCAGCACTTCGCAATCTCGGCCTTGCCCATATTCCCGAAGACCGCCATCACATGGGTTTGGTCCTCAAGTTCGAGGAATATGAGAATTCCATGCTCGGCTATCACCGTGACCGCAAATACGGGCGCGGCGGTATGCTCGATCTCGACGCCATGCGCAAGGATGCCATCGAAAAGATCGAGAAATACGATATCCGCCCGCCGAACGCGCGGCTGAAGACCGCCAATTTCTCCGGCGGCAACCAGCAGAAGATCGTCGTCGCCCGCGAGATCGAGCGCGATCCGAAGGCGCTGCTGATCGGTCAGCCGACGCGCGGTGTCGATATCGGCGCCATCGAATTCATCCATCGCCGCATCATCGAGATGCGCGACGCCGGCAAGGCGATCCTGCTGGTGTCGGTGGAACTGGATGAAATCCGCGCGCTTTCGGACCGTATCCTCGTCATGTTCGCCGGCCACATCGTCGGTGAAAAGTCGGCTGAGGCCGGTGAACAAACACTCGGCCTGATGATGGCCGGCATTGCCGCGTGA
- a CDS encoding ABC transporter permease, which yields MSTASVPLPNWITYGLIPLLNLIVAFLISGLVVWFIGESPLDALVLLLQGALGSGEGIGFTLYYATSFIFTGLSVAVAIHAGLFNIGSEGQAYVGGLGCALVALTLDHYVPWYVTMPFAVIGAAIFGALWAFIPAWLQAKRGSHVVITTIMFNFIASAMMNFLLVHILIVPGKMAPETRTFLEGGQLPKLGWLMDMFGSTIGAAPLNVSFLIALVMCFLVWVLIWRTKLGYEMRTLGLSPTAAVYAGIPYARTVVIAMLLSGGLAGMMALNPVMGASARLQVEFVLGAGFVGIAVSLMGRNHPLGIIAAAILFGILYQGGDALSFDMPNITRDMIVVIQGLVILFAGALEYMFRPALVRIYQTFART from the coding sequence ATGAGCACGGCTTCCGTTCCGCTCCCGAACTGGATCACCTACGGCCTGATCCCCCTTCTCAACCTGATTGTTGCCTTCCTGATCTCCGGTCTTGTCGTCTGGTTCATCGGCGAGAGCCCGCTCGATGCGCTTGTCCTGCTGCTGCAGGGCGCTCTCGGCAGCGGCGAAGGCATCGGCTTCACGCTGTATTATGCGACGAGCTTCATCTTCACTGGCCTTTCGGTCGCCGTCGCTATCCATGCTGGCCTTTTCAATATCGGCTCGGAAGGCCAGGCCTATGTCGGCGGTCTCGGCTGTGCGCTTGTGGCGCTGACCCTCGACCATTATGTGCCCTGGTATGTGACGATGCCCTTTGCCGTCATCGGCGCGGCGATCTTCGGGGCTCTCTGGGCCTTCATTCCTGCCTGGCTGCAGGCCAAGCGCGGCAGCCACGTCGTCATCACCACGATCATGTTCAACTTCATCGCTTCGGCGATGATGAACTTCCTGCTGGTGCATATACTGATCGTTCCGGGCAAGATGGCGCCGGAAACGCGTACGTTCCTTGAGGGCGGTCAGCTGCCGAAGCTCGGCTGGTTGATGGATATGTTCGGCTCGACCATCGGTGCGGCACCGCTCAACGTCTCCTTCCTGATCGCGCTCGTCATGTGCTTTCTCGTCTGGGTGCTCATCTGGCGCACCAAGCTCGGCTATGAAATGCGCACGCTGGGCCTCAGCCCCACCGCTGCCGTTTATGCCGGCATTCCCTATGCCCGCACGGTCGTCATCGCCATGCTGCTTTCGGGCGGCCTTGCCGGCATGATGGCGCTCAATCCCGTCATGGGTGCGTCCGCGCGCCTGCAGGTGGAATTCGTGCTCGGTGCGGGTTTTGTCGGTATCGCCGTGTCGCTGATGGGCCGTAATCATCCTCTCGGCATCATCGCGGCGGCGATCCTGTTCGGCATTCTCTATCAGGGCGGCGATGCATTGTCCTTCGACATGCCGAATATCACGCGCGACATGATCGTGGTGATCCAGGGTCTGGTCATCCTGTTTGCAGGGGCTCTCGAATATATGTTCCGACCTGCGCTCGTGCGCATCTACCAGACATTCGCCAGGACGTGA
- a CDS encoding ABC transporter permease, which translates to MDYYDLLISILGSTIRLSIPLIFTALAGLFSERAGIFDIGLEGKMLASAFAAACVASISGSPWAGLAAGVTVSVVVGLLHGFASITNRGNQIVSGVAINFLMAGLTIVLGQAWFGQGGRTPTLPATARFSGITLPGADALRDVPFIGPLYANVISGNNILTYLAFLTVPISWWILYRTRFGLRLRAVGENPGAVDTAGISVEWLRYRSLIVAGILCGFSGTYLAIAQSAAFINNMSAGKGYIALAALIFAKWKPVPVMFTCLLFGFLDAFANFMQGKAVPGIGEVPVQIFQALPYILTCILLAGFIGVAKPPKAGGVPYTKER; encoded by the coding sequence ATGGACTATTATGATCTTCTCATCAGCATATTGGGCTCGACGATCCGGCTATCGATCCCGCTGATCTTCACAGCGCTGGCGGGCCTGTTTTCCGAGCGAGCCGGCATCTTCGATATCGGCCTTGAAGGCAAGATGCTGGCTTCGGCCTTCGCTGCGGCCTGCGTCGCCTCAATCAGCGGCTCGCCCTGGGCTGGCCTTGCTGCTGGCGTTACAGTCTCAGTTGTCGTCGGTCTGCTGCATGGTTTTGCCTCGATCACCAATCGCGGCAACCAGATCGTTTCGGGCGTCGCGATCAACTTCCTGATGGCCGGCTTGACCATCGTTCTCGGCCAAGCCTGGTTCGGACAGGGCGGCCGCACGCCGACTTTGCCTGCTACCGCGCGCTTTTCCGGCATCACCCTGCCGGGCGCCGATGCCCTTCGTGACGTTCCGTTCATCGGGCCGCTCTACGCCAACGTTATCTCGGGCAACAATATTCTGACCTATCTCGCCTTCCTCACGGTGCCGATCTCCTGGTGGATCCTCTATCGGACCCGCTTCGGTCTGCGGCTGCGTGCGGTCGGTGAAAATCCGGGCGCCGTCGATACCGCCGGCATCTCGGTCGAATGGCTGCGCTATCGCTCGCTCATCGTTGCCGGCATTCTCTGCGGCTTCTCCGGCACATATCTCGCCATTGCGCAATCGGCCGCCTTCATCAACAACATGTCGGCGGGCAAGGGCTATATCGCTCTCGCCGCACTGATCTTCGCCAAGTGGAAGCCGGTGCCGGTCATGTTCACCTGCCTTCTGTTCGGCTTCCTCGATGCCTTCGCCAATTTCATGCAGGGCAAGGCGGTTCCGGGCATTGGCGAGGTGCCGGTACAGATTTTCCAGGCGCTGCCCTATATCCTCACCTGCATCCTGCTTGCAGGCTTTATCGGCGTCGCCAAGCCCCCGAAGGCCGGTGGCGTGCCCTATACCAAGGAGCGCTGA
- a CDS encoding cytidine deaminase, with protein sequence MSHDLFEAARGAMAFAHAPYSKFPVGAAIRAEDGKIYTGANIENLSFPQGWCAEPTAIGQMIMGGAKKIVEIAVIAEKLPLCPPCGGCRQKIAEFASKETRIYLCDETGVRKTMTMDEMLPFSFETEILG encoded by the coding sequence ATGTCGCATGATCTGTTTGAGGCCGCGCGTGGCGCGATGGCCTTTGCGCATGCTCCCTATTCGAAATTCCCGGTCGGCGCGGCGATCCGCGCCGAGGATGGCAAGATCTATACCGGCGCCAATATCGAAAATCTCTCCTTCCCGCAGGGCTGGTGTGCCGAACCGACGGCGATCGGCCAGATGATCATGGGCGGTGCCAAGAAGATCGTCGAGATTGCCGTCATCGCCGAGAAGCTGCCGCTCTGCCCGCCTTGCGGCGGCTGCCGGCAAAAGATCGCCGAATTTGCCAGCAAGGAGACGCGCATCTATCTTTGCGACGAAACCGGCGTGAGGAAGACCATGACCATGGACGAGATGCTCCCCTTCAGCTTCGAAACCGAGATACTCGGATGA
- a CDS encoding purine-nucleoside phosphorylase yields MSAAVDILTEKLGELKPRYGIILGSGLGSLVDEVKDALRIPYADLPGFPVSAVSGHAGTLVAGKLGDVPVIMLSGRVHYYEKGDANAMRAPIETLKALGVDTLILTNSAGSLREEMPPGSVMQITDHINYSGMNPLIGEESDRRFVGMTSAYDTDLIMRMRKAAEKAEIKLSHGVYMWFSGPSFETPAEIRMARILGADAVGMSTVPEVILARLFGLRVAAASVITNYGAGMTGGELSHEETKDMAPVGGARLAAILKEMIADEGDPQ; encoded by the coding sequence ATGAGCGCGGCTGTTGACATTCTCACCGAGAAGCTCGGCGAATTGAAGCCGCGCTATGGCATCATCCTGGGTTCCGGCCTCGGCTCTCTCGTGGATGAGGTCAAAGACGCGCTGCGTATCCCCTATGCCGATCTGCCGGGCTTCCCGGTCAGCGCAGTATCAGGCCATGCGGGCACGCTGGTCGCAGGCAAGCTGGGCGATGTCCCCGTCATCATGCTTTCCGGCCGGGTGCATTATTACGAAAAGGGCGACGCCAATGCCATGCGCGCGCCGATCGAGACCTTGAAGGCTCTCGGCGTCGATACGCTGATCCTGACCAATTCGGCTGGATCGCTACGGGAGGAAATGCCGCCGGGCTCGGTGATGCAGATCACCGATCACATCAACTATTCCGGCATGAACCCGCTGATCGGCGAGGAGAGCGACAGGCGCTTCGTCGGCATGACCAGCGCCTATGATACCGACCTCATCATGCGCATGCGCAAGGCGGCGGAAAAGGCCGAGATCAAGCTGTCGCACGGTGTCTATATGTGGTTTTCCGGCCCGAGCTTCGAAACGCCGGCCGAGATCCGCATGGCGCGCATCCTGGGTGCCGATGCCGTTGGCATGTCGACGGTGCCGGAAGTCATCCTGGCGCGTCTTTTCGGTCTAAGGGTTGCCGCTGCCTCCGTCATCACTAACTATGGTGCTGGCATGACCGGCGGAGAACTCTCGCATGAAGAGACGAAAGACATGGCTCCGGTCGGCGGCGCACGCCTTGCTGCCATTTTGAAAGAAATGATCGCTGACGAAGGAGATCCACAATGA